A region from the Arcanobacterium buesumense genome encodes:
- a CDS encoding glycosyltransferase family 4 protein — MKIGIACGYSWDVAGGVQFHIRDLATELIRRGHDVSVIAPSEREPGHGGLEDFVRPVGATIPIKYNGSVARLSFGPKVNRQVRGWLRDEKLDVLHVHEPFTPSVSMLALMSATCPVVSTFHTAMDRSRLMAIASPFLVPMLEKISARIAVSQEARRTAVQYLGADAWVIPNGVFVEKMIVPHKDPRFVGQPDKPTLSFLGRLDEPRKGLPVVARAFSQIREQLPGVHLFVAGKGNIDQARELFGQDQCAVTFLGPVSDDEKARLLASTDIYLAPNTGGESFGIILVEAMSAGAGIVASDIPAFLAVLNNGAYGAHFVNDDADSLAAVVCDAINDPISRASRAQAAQKAAWRYDWGTVASQILTVYETALNTAHLAKGP, encoded by the coding sequence GTGAAAATCGGAATCGCTTGTGGGTATTCTTGGGATGTCGCCGGTGGAGTCCAGTTCCATATTCGAGATCTTGCGACTGAGCTGATTCGGCGTGGGCATGATGTGAGTGTTATTGCACCGTCGGAGCGTGAACCGGGGCATGGTGGGTTGGAAGATTTTGTGCGTCCAGTAGGTGCCACTATTCCGATTAAATACAATGGATCAGTTGCTCGGCTTTCTTTTGGTCCGAAAGTTAATCGCCAGGTTCGCGGATGGTTACGCGATGAAAAACTAGATGTACTCCATGTACATGAGCCTTTTACCCCCTCTGTTTCTATGTTGGCGCTTATGAGCGCTACGTGCCCGGTGGTTTCGACATTTCACACGGCAATGGATCGATCCCGACTCATGGCAATTGCCTCACCGTTTCTCGTTCCGATGCTGGAAAAGATTAGTGCACGTATCGCAGTTTCTCAGGAAGCACGACGTACGGCAGTTCAGTACTTAGGTGCTGACGCGTGGGTTATTCCTAACGGTGTGTTCGTTGAAAAAATGATAGTGCCACACAAAGATCCACGTTTTGTGGGACAACCAGATAAACCTACATTGAGTTTTCTGGGCCGTCTAGATGAACCGCGTAAAGGATTGCCTGTTGTCGCCAGAGCTTTTTCTCAGATTCGCGAACAACTACCTGGCGTGCACCTGTTTGTTGCAGGCAAAGGAAATATTGATCAGGCACGTGAACTATTTGGTCAAGATCAATGTGCAGTGACGTTCCTTGGTCCAGTATCTGATGACGAAAAAGCACGTTTATTGGCTAGTACGGATATTTACCTAGCACCAAATACTGGGGGCGAGTCTTTTGGCATAATTCTTGTCGAAGCGATGAGCGCTGGAGCTGGCATTGTAGCTTCCGATATTCCGGCATTTTTAGCTGTGTTAAATAATGGTGCCTATGGAGCTCATTTTGTCAATGACGACGCTGATTCGTTAGCTGCTGTGGTATGTGATGCTATCAATGATCCAATAAGCCGAGCTAGCCGTGCACAAGCAGCTCAAAAAGCTGCCTGGCGTTATGACTGGGGAACAGTCGCGTCGCAAATTCTCACTGTTTATGAAACAGCCTTAAACACTGCCCACTTAGCGAAGGGGCCTTGA
- a CDS encoding YebC/PmpR family DNA-binding transcriptional regulator, which translates to MSGHSKWATTKHKKAAIDAKRGKLFARLIKNIEVAARTGGGDPSGNPTLYDAIQKAKKNSVPADNIDRAVKRGSGEGADAVNYENIMYEGYGANGVAILIECLTDNRNRAASDVRVALTRNGGTLADPGSVSYMFSRKGVVEVPNSGDFSEDDILMAVLEAGAEEVNNEGDVFEIISEPNDVVEVRKALQAEGIDYNSAEVQFVPSMKVPITDLETANKLFKLIDALDDVDDIQNVYSNLDLSEDVEAALAEEN; encoded by the coding sequence GTGTCAGGACACTCTAAGTGGGCCACCACGAAGCATAAGAAGGCTGCGATTGATGCCAAGCGTGGCAAGTTATTTGCGCGTCTTATCAAGAATATTGAAGTTGCTGCGCGCACTGGTGGTGGAGATCCTTCTGGGAATCCAACTTTGTATGATGCGATCCAAAAGGCGAAAAAGAATTCTGTACCTGCGGATAATATCGATCGTGCAGTAAAGCGTGGTTCGGGTGAAGGTGCGGACGCAGTTAATTACGAAAATATTATGTATGAAGGGTACGGCGCGAACGGTGTCGCAATCCTCATTGAATGTTTAACTGATAATCGTAATCGCGCCGCGTCTGACGTTCGCGTTGCGTTGACCCGAAATGGTGGAACGCTGGCAGATCCCGGCTCAGTTTCCTATATGTTCTCGCGTAAAGGCGTCGTCGAAGTACCCAATAGCGGCGATTTCAGTGAAGATGATATCTTGATGGCAGTTTTAGAAGCTGGCGCTGAAGAAGTAAACAATGAAGGCGATGTTTTTGAAATTATTTCTGAGCCCAACGACGTCGTCGAGGTGCGTAAGGCACTGCAAGCTGAAGGCATAGATTACAATTCAGCAGAAGTGCAGTTTGTTCCGTCTATGAAGGTACCGATCACTGACCTAGAAACAGCCAACAAACTTTTTAAGCTCATTGATGCTTTGGATGATGTTGATGATATTCAAAATGTGTACTCGAACCTCGATCTTTCTGAAGATGTAGAGGCGGCGTTAGCCGAGGAAAACTAA
- the ruvC gene encoding crossover junction endodeoxyribonuclease RuvC, translated as MRILGIDPGLTRCGICVLDAAGARRISLVSVGVARTDPQMAPHQRLLVISNEIEETIKLHRPDVVAIERVFAQDNVRSVMSTAQVVGIVLLAAAKASLPVGMHSPSEVKAAVTGNGRAQKIHVQMMVQRILGLEKLPRPKDAADAIAVAICHAWRGGAEPFVELDRAQHGGAGMLPRAEGADLTPAQKAWASAERMSRRHGAVKPS; from the coding sequence TTGCGGATTCTAGGAATCGACCCCGGTCTAACCCGATGCGGCATTTGCGTTTTGGATGCGGCCGGGGCACGCAGAATTTCATTAGTGTCAGTAGGCGTAGCGCGAACTGATCCACAGATGGCTCCGCACCAACGTTTATTAGTTATCTCTAATGAAATAGAAGAAACGATTAAACTGCATCGCCCTGACGTTGTAGCCATTGAACGTGTTTTCGCGCAAGATAATGTTCGTTCTGTGATGTCAACGGCGCAAGTTGTTGGGATTGTTCTACTGGCAGCAGCCAAAGCGAGTTTGCCGGTGGGGATGCATTCTCCTTCTGAAGTCAAAGCTGCGGTTACCGGAAATGGGCGAGCTCAAAAAATTCATGTGCAAATGATGGTTCAGCGTATCCTTGGCTTAGAAAAATTACCACGGCCAAAAGATGCTGCAGACGCGATAGCTGTTGCAATATGTCATGCTTGGCGTGGTGGAGCTGAGCCATTTGTGGAGCTGGATCGCGCTCAACATGGTGGTGCCGGTATGTTGCCACGTGCTGAGGGAGCAGATCTGACGCCTGCACAAAAAGCGTGGGCGAGTGCAGAACGCATGTCGCGTCGTCATGGTGCAGTTAAGCCTTCATGA
- a CDS encoding PrsW family intramembrane metalloprotease: MMNNRIKRVVFPREHGLDFYAPLLALGVFAAITFLELLPALAGPAGVSAAVTSSAWALVPVVFTLILVWLIDYWEPEPLWLYAFAFVWGSGVSVVVGATINDFASARVLPRLLNEGATVYDISRYTASWIAPLSEEAVKGAGIILIYLVFRQYFNGPVDGIVYGALIGAGFAFTENILYFVRNYDFLAEVFTVRFLDGPLSHDTYSAMFGFCIGFAEYSKSKWALARWSIPALASAGTFHFINNDALYWEGMTYESYKFITNVPLALVATGMVFYARRYEKQAVLGGLEPYVKMGWFARHEVVMISRIRNRRQALLWAERQALRLGAPAGSGAEAMRRFQNIMLQIGHKTTRAARSGRLGDPIERASVFSLLEQAQTLRSVFTMR; this comes from the coding sequence ATGATGAATAATCGTATTAAACGTGTTGTTTTTCCGCGGGAGCATGGCCTAGATTTTTATGCGCCTTTATTGGCCTTAGGCGTTTTTGCTGCTATCACTTTTTTAGAACTACTACCTGCCCTAGCTGGTCCGGCTGGCGTTTCAGCTGCGGTAACTTCTAGTGCGTGGGCGCTAGTTCCGGTTGTTTTTACACTTATCTTGGTCTGGCTCATCGACTATTGGGAGCCTGAGCCACTATGGCTTTATGCTTTTGCTTTCGTCTGGGGTAGCGGAGTGTCTGTCGTGGTTGGCGCAACGATTAATGATTTTGCTTCAGCCCGTGTACTTCCACGCTTACTCAATGAAGGTGCAACTGTCTATGATATTTCGCGATATACCGCATCGTGGATTGCTCCGTTATCGGAAGAAGCAGTTAAAGGCGCAGGGATTATCTTAATCTATCTGGTTTTTCGCCAGTACTTTAATGGGCCAGTAGATGGAATCGTTTATGGGGCATTGATCGGTGCAGGTTTCGCATTTACGGAAAATATCTTATATTTCGTGCGCAATTATGATTTCCTTGCAGAAGTTTTTACTGTTCGGTTCCTTGATGGCCCGTTGAGCCACGATACATATTCGGCCATGTTCGGTTTTTGTATTGGCTTTGCAGAGTATTCCAAGAGTAAATGGGCTTTAGCTCGTTGGTCAATTCCCGCTCTTGCAAGCGCTGGCACGTTCCATTTTATTAATAATGACGCCTTATATTGGGAGGGGATGACGTATGAGTCATATAAATTCATCACGAATGTTCCTCTCGCTCTCGTAGCCACGGGGATGGTTTTTTATGCTCGACGTTACGAAAAACAAGCAGTTCTTGGTGGCTTGGAACCCTACGTGAAAATGGGATGGTTTGCCCGCCATGAAGTTGTGATGATTTCCCGGATACGTAACCGAAGGCAGGCATTGTTATGGGCAGAACGTCAGGCGTTACGCTTGGGCGCTCCAGCTGGTAGTGGAGCTGAGGCGATGCGTCGTTTCCAAAATATCATGTTGCAGATTGGACATAAGACGACGCGAGCGGCGCGCAGTGGAAGGTTGGGCGACCCTATTGAGCGCGCATCTGTTTTTTCTTTATTAGAGCAGGCTCAGACATTGCGTTCTGTTTTTACTATGCGTTAA
- a CDS encoding NUDIX hydrolase codes for MSVDDSFVEWPLNDEGVPYRQAARIVVFDSVGRIFLIKGHDIDDEAYSWWFTPGGGLENNESTRQAAVRELREETGLVVETHRLIGPVLARYSTFHFAAKDRRQDEEFFIVHLDDTEAQAIVSDSGRQWTSLEEQVLDEQRWWDLDELAKVQSDGQLVFPRDLIDYAREWLDGWDGVCRTIVER; via the coding sequence TTGAGCGTTGATGATTCTTTTGTTGAGTGGCCGTTGAACGACGAGGGAGTTCCGTATCGTCAGGCAGCGAGAATTGTAGTTTTTGATTCGGTAGGGCGTATTTTCTTAATTAAGGGTCACGATATTGATGATGAAGCCTACAGTTGGTGGTTTACACCTGGAGGTGGCTTAGAGAATAATGAGAGTACACGCCAAGCTGCTGTACGTGAACTACGCGAAGAAACTGGATTAGTTGTCGAAACTCATCGACTGATTGGACCGGTTTTAGCGCGTTATTCTACGTTCCATTTTGCTGCTAAAGATCGACGTCAAGATGAAGAATTTTTTATCGTTCATCTTGATGATACTGAGGCGCAGGCAATAGTTTCGGATAGCGGACGGCAATGGACTTCCTTAGAAGAGCAGGTGTTAGATGAGCAACGTTGGTGGGATCTCGATGAACTTGCTAAAGTTCAATCTGATGGCCAGCTAGTTTTTCCGCGAGATCTGATTGACTACGCACGCGAATGGTTAGATGGATGGGATGGGGTGTGCCGCACTATCGTAGAAAGATAG